TGGTGGCATCCGTGCCTGACATGCAGGGGGATGGGGAGGATAACCACATGGATGGGGACAAGGGTCCTCGAAGGTGGGTAGCAAGGACCAGGTATCTCTGTGGGAAAGGCCAAGGCCACAGGgttgggggtggctggggggtgAACAGGAGGAGGGAGTCCTCTGGGCAGATGGACTGTACCTTCCCGAAGGGGCCGGAAGCCGGGCAGCAGTGGAAGGAAGAATGGAGGCACCGGAAGCAAAGGCAAAGACAAGAAGCTGTCTGGGACAGACTCAGAACAGGAGGTGAGTGAGGCCAGCGCCCTGATGGGCCGCGCTGCCTGGAGGCCCGCGCTTACCCTTATCTACGATCTCTTGTACCTCTGTCTCCATGTGTAAATTCTGACaggcctgtctctgctcccccagGGGTCTgggcttcccagtgctgggcccAGGCCTTCCCCCTTTAACCCTGACCCTTGGTGTGCTCTAGGATGAGTCTGAGGACACAGACACTGACGGGGAAGAAGAGGTACCACAGCCTCCACCCCAAGCCAGCCACCCCCCTACCCACTTTCAGAGGTATGCAGCCCAGGGGCACCAGATGGGGCATGCCAAACTCCTCAGAGCCAGTTTGACTTCCCTAgctgcttggtggtggtggtggttggtggtgacTGACTTAGGGAGTGGGAGGGGACCTTGACCACAAGAGACTGTCCTAGTTGGCGAGAGAACCTGGACAGTACTCTGGGGCCCTTCTCTGCTAGGGGGCCTTGTACCACGTCTGCCtctggaggagggcaggagggcctGTGGGTGGGCAGGGCACAGTACCATGCGCTGATTTTCTCCGTTTTCTGTCCTGCAGCCCTCCACCCCCCTTCATGCCCTtcacctctcctctgcccttgCCCCCTGCGCCCCCTGGCCCCTCAGCACCCGAGGCAGAGGATGAAGAAGACTATGACTCCTAGCGCCCACTGCCCCTTACCCCAGGCCATGTACCCCTTTAGTTAGTATTAGCTGCTCTGGGGAGAAAACAAAGATGGAATTGttcttaaatttattaaaaaaaaaaaaaagaaagaaagaaagaaaaagaaagaggattttggtttcttttcagtCTGTGTCCTGGGATTTATGGCtgcattctttatttatttatgttttcttcgagacaaggtttctgtgtgtaacagtcctggctgtccctgaactcactctgtagaccaggctatccacttgcctctgcctcccaagtggtgggattaaagacatgtgtcccCACTGCCCACCTACTTACCTCCCCACATGGAGGCGGGGAAGGGCAGTGGACCAGCCAGTGACTGGGTGGAAAGGGGAGTCTGGGGTACTGTCCGGAGCACTGAGGAGAGGAAGATGGTCTAGGAATGGAGCTACCACGTGCTGGAAGTGCTGCAGGTTAACCCCATGTGCTGTGGGACCTTGGGCAGCCTTCTGCCCTTCTCTGGGCTGCTGAGAAGGGACAGATGGGATCAGTACTGAGACTGGGCCTTGAAAACTCTGGAGCGCTCCAGTCAGCGCAGTGAAGGACAGGGAGGAAAGACGGCTCGCAGGGCTGTGAGCAGCTGTGAGCCGAGCAGTCCGCGCACCTGTTTCTGAGCAGGCTGGGCGGCTTCAGTGCCAAAGGCAGAGCGCATCTTCAAGGAGGAGACGGTGGCCATGTGGGGTTCCTGAAGGTCTGTCGGAACAAGCTCGCTGGCTTCTTCCAAGTGGAGAGAGTCAGGGGGTCTGGGGGacatgctgggggtgggagaggaggaggatggtggctCCAGTAGGGGAGGCCCAGGCCTGTTTGACCTTAGGCTTGCAGACAGACTGCAGAGGGCTGAGGGAGGGTATTGGTAAGCACCTCTTAGTGTTTGCTTTGGCTCTTTGGCAAGGGTGGGACCCTTTCCTAGCTGAGGGGTATGAGAGAAAAAGACAAGATTTGGTTTGAAGATCTCAAGTTTGCCTCTGATGAATTTGGGGTGCTCTTGAGGTCACTGAAGAATGTGGGTTGGTCACGTTGACATGGACGTCTAGAGACAGGTGTATGAACTTGGACCAAGGGAAGGCCACCAGACAAGAGCTGCCACACCCTGAGCTATCTATACAAATGgtctggtggaaggagaggacagttGTCACACTTGGGACAAGGAAGTATCCCCAAGAGGGGAGTCTTTGCACACCTGCTTTGGAGCTATTGAGGGAGAGGAGCGCTGAGGCCATGCTGGGCCTGAGAAGGGACTAGAAGAAAGCAGGGTATGTTTACTTTTTCTCTGTAAAATGTATGCGTATGGGTGCATAAAATATAATGCCTGCattgtgcactacatgtgtgcctggcatgaacagaggccagaagagggcactgaatcccctggaactagtttCAGATGGTTGCcagccaccttgtgggtcctgggagtcTGAACCCTGGTCATTTGAAAAGGaatgctgagccatgtctccagccccctgctTTTTAAGATGGCAAaaggtgccaggcggtggtggcgcacacctttagtcccagcactcgggaggcagaggcaggcggatctctgtgagttcgaggccagcctggtctacaaagtgagttccaggaaaggcgcaaagctacacagagaaaccctgtctccaaaaaccaaaaaacaaaacaaaacaaaacaaaaagatggcaAAGGTGTGGAGTGGGATGAGAGGCCCTTGCCTAACGCTCACAAAACCTTGAGTGAGATCTCTGGCACTGCAAAAAAGACTTTGAAAAGCAGGATGCAAAGTCACCTGTGCCGTGTGAGGGAAGACAGGCCAGGATGGGGTTTAGGGAAAATGGCTGGGTGCTGGGACAGACCTTCAAGGGTGCTGTCCTCCTTTCCTCCACTCCCACTTTGGATATAGTGCTGTGACTCCTCCAGCCCAGCCTGAGGTGTGGGCACCTGACCCCACTTCTGGAATTGAATGGGCATGAACAGGCATGGTGCAGCCTGGTCAGTCGGTGCCATATTCTGGCTATGGTGACTGCTCTCGGCACACCTGAGCTGGTGAGGCTGATAGAAGGGGAACTGGGAGCTGCTGGGAACTTTGCCCACTCCCGGGGTTGAGAATGAGAATGGTGCAGCCACTGGAGCCTGAGGACATTGGATCACCTCAGTCAGTCCCATCAGGTGCCTGGTATGCCTGTATTTCCTAGTCACATGAGCCATACCTCCAATACCTGAAGGAACCTGGGTGGCATGGGGGCTGTGTAGCATGGGTAGGGTGTGGTTCATAGGAACATTGTTTTTTAGTTGCAGACGGGGACAAACCCAGGAAAGGCAAACACATGGGGCACCATAGCAAAGGCCATGCCTAGCGCAAGAGACTCTAAGAGCTGTGGAGTAGAATCCATCCAAGTAGTggattctgggctggagagatggttcagcagttaagaacactgatgcTCTTgtagatgacccaggttcagttcccagaacccacctggcagctcacaaccatctgtaacttcagttccaggagacccagtggCCTCTtgcaatacacacacatgttcatacatacatgcaggcaaacgtacacataaaataaaaatgttagggggctggagagatggctcagcagttaacactgattgctcttccagaggacctgagttcaattcccagcacccacatagtggcttacaactgtctgtaactgcagttccaggggatctgacaccctcagacAGACATGTGCAGCCAAAacatcaatgcaaataaaataaaaataaattatttttaaaaaagttaaataaatgggTTCTggggccaagtgtggtggcacctATAATCtcaatagaggcaggaggatctcaagtttgaggctggcctgggcagcATAGTGCAGTTCTGTCTCCCAAGAACAAAAAGATCAGTTCTGAGCTCAGGATTCATAGAATGATGGGAAGACAGAGAAACCAGGGTGCTGGGGAAAACCCTTGCTGCTGCTAGGAAAAAGACCTAGGGAAACACCGGTCCCTGCGAGACGGTGCCTGCCAGTTCCGCCCCTTTGTTCTGGGACTGTCAGCACCTTAAGGTCCAGAACTGGAGCCTCTAgagccaggtcctgggctcacacCTGCACTCACTAGTCTTGGACAAGCTCTGCAGCTTCTCTGCCTTGGTTTTTCACCGGTGGTGTGGGACTCGTTGTTATCTGTGTTAGATGTGTGTACTACACCAGTTATCCCTGTACATGGGGGAACAATACAACAGAGCACCAAATACCCAAATACAGAGTTTGCCCttatctggcctctgtgggtacataGGTATATGTGCATCCTGGCCCATAAATCTGtgtccagtgtggtggtgcacacctgtaatcctagcattctggaggcagaggccggcagatttCTGATTTTGAGGCAATCCTgtcttacatagtgagttccaggtcagccagaaacacacaggccctgtctcaaaaatacaaaacaacaaagaaatttctaaaaaaagaaagaaaaaaaaaaaaagaacctaagaATCTATCTGTGCCGCAGTGAGTGTTCTAAATGGTGGTGATTCTGCAAACAAAATGTTCTTGGAGCTTGAAAAGGAGAGGCAGATGACAACGTCCAGGAATAGCATGTCAGATGGTGACTTGTATTGTAGGGACATAGGAGTGGGGGTGCCCAGGGCAGGAAGAGGGTGACCTAGCATTCTGCACCAGCATGGGGGCAACTTGAATAAGGTAAGATTTGAGTAGAAACCCTGGCAAGTAGGGAGTGAGCAGACCGCTctgtggggaaggctgggagggaaggAGTCCGTATGTGGTATAGCTCggttcccctttcctcttccagctTCCACTTCCTTAGCCACAGCCCAGAGTTTGACTTGGTCCCCTCTCGGCTGACGGGTATCCCTAGGCAACTGGCAGTCCCTGCTGGCCCAGCCTTGTAGAGAGGGGAAGTCTTGGTGGTGGGACACTTGGTAGAGAGGGGAAGTCTTGGTGGTGGGACACTTGTAGCACGTCTACCTAGGGTACTGCTTGACATGGCCTCCGAGGCCAGGGACGGGGCAGAGGAAGGAATATTGGGAGTCTGAGTGACCGTCCTTGAACATCTCTTCCAAGCCTGGATGAtggttcccttctcctccctccaaatccacTGTTGGCTGTGTGCCCTTCAGAGCCATCCTCCAGGGAAAGTGTCCCCACTGTCCCCAGCTCACGGAAGTGAGTGAGCACCGAGTTTTCCCTTTGGCGGAGTTGCAGATGGGGGTTGCCCACATACTCATGCGGTGGACCAGCGTGTGTGGAATAGAGCGGGCACTGTCCCAGAACCAGAGCCATGTCCTTCCTGGAGCAGGAAACAGAGCTGCGGCACACAGAAGTGGCCGAGTGTGCACTCTTCTGGGCTAGGGGTATGTGTCCCGTGGAGGAAAGGGACCATGGTTCTGGCACTCTCCTAAGGGTTGGTCTCACTGCTCCTTGGTGCAGGATCCTTGGTGACAGTAGGTCTGGATTTCCTCAGCGTCTCCTTATAGTTGAGTGTGTTGGCCCCTGTGGCTTCCCCCTCCTGTTGTAAGGTGAGCTATCTTTATATTCTCAAAGAAGCTTTTCCTATTGTGTGGGGGTATTCATGTATGtgcaaatgtttatatatatttttaaactaaattgtACCTGGCTCCTAGCCAgagcacatacataaaaaaaaaaaaaaaaaaaaaatcccacccccTGGTtaacctggaactctctctgtagtccaggctagccttgaacacacacacacacagaggtctgcctgcctctgccttccaagtactggggttaaaggtatgtgcctccaTGTCCTACTCAAatgttatttaattaaaaaatgaatttgtaggagtgttttgcctacatgtttgaCTTGGCACCGTGTGCATGCaatgctcacagaggtcagaagagggcgctgggtCTGCTGGAAGTGGAGTCAGTAGATGGGATGGTTGTGAGTTCTTATGTGGACACTGGGactctaacccaggtcctctggaagagccgccagtgctgctaactgctgagccaccactccagtccctcaaatgtcattttttaaaaactgaataatcactgggcatggtggcacgcacctgatctctgtgaattctggtctacatagtgagttccaggataaccagggctgtgcatagtgagaccctgcctcaacaaacaaataaaacaagcacTAGGCAGAGAGTTGCAAGAACAAAGTCAgacaaggactggagagatggctcagcatccAGCTAAGAGCATTGGATCTTTTCCTAGAGAactcgggtttgattcccagcacccacatgtcagttcacagccatccacttccaggggatccaatgccctcttccggcttcttcaggtaccaggcatacatgtgatacacagacatacgtgcaggcaacaCCTATAGAcataaaaagcaattttttttaaaaaaattaaagaaagtaggACAGATGGGCTGCTGTGAGAAATGGgtgaagggaagtctggggccaGCAGGAGTATTTCTCTATGTAAAGCGGGATAGTAAGAGCCTCTCCTTTAGGGATGGATGCAGTTTGACACCTGAAGCTCCAGTCATGGAACCTGGCACACAGCAAACACCGATATCTCAAGTACCCCACAACCCCTGCAAGACCtcattgttgttttaaaattaatgtgtgtgttttgcctgtgtgagtctgtgcaccacttgctaGCTTGgtgaactgctgtgtgggtgatggggatcaaacctggttcctctgtcctctgtcctctgaaagagcagccaggactcttatccactgagctgtctccccagtctATTGTTTAGAATGAGTTAAACTGATTTAgcctggtttggtttggtttggttttttgagacagggtatctctacatagccctggctatcctggaactaactctgtagaccaggctggccttcgactcagagatccacctgcctctgcctcctgagtgctgggattaaaggtgtgcgccatgcCCAGCCTTATCCTGTGGCCTTTTAGAATGAGTCACACTG
The sequence above is drawn from the Peromyscus leucopus breed LL Stock chromosome 1, UCI_PerLeu_2.1, whole genome shotgun sequence genome and encodes:
- the Drap1 gene encoding dr1-associated corepressor isoform X2 translates to MPSKKKKYNARFPPARIKKIMQTDEEIGKVAAAVPVIISRALELFLESLLKKACQVTQSRNAKTMTTSHLKQCIELEQQFDFLKDLVASVPDMQGDGEDNHMDGDKGPRRGRKPGSSGRKNGGTGSKGKDKKLSGTDSEQEDESEDTDTDGEEEVPQPPPQASHPPTHFQSPPPPFMPFTSPLPLPPAPPGPSAPEAEDEEDYDS
- the Drap1 gene encoding dr1-associated corepressor isoform X1; translation: MPSKKKKYNARFPPARIKKIMQTDEEIGKVAAAVPVIISRALELFLESLLKKACQVTQSRNAKTMTTSHLKQCIELEQQFDFLKDLVASVPDMQGDGEDNHMDGDKGPRRWTVPSRRGRKPGSSGRKNGGTGSKGKDKKLSGTDSEQEDESEDTDTDGEEEVPQPPPQASHPPTHFQSPPPPFMPFTSPLPLPPAPPGPSAPEAEDEEDYDS